A genomic stretch from Thermonema lapsum includes:
- a CDS encoding DUF4293 domain-containing protein: protein MIQRIQSIFLALAGISILLLFYIPLWTKASPQGDQEATLYLWKFVHIKDGEAISRETIYYFVPLALASVALSFGSLFSYTNRLKQIQLNAINSLILMVFTLWSVYHVVTNYEKLFLPEQRGHYYGFFVIIAAMLFITLANRFIRRDEKLVRSADRLR from the coding sequence ATGATACAACGGATTCAATCTATATTTTTAGCATTGGCAGGCATCAGCATTTTGCTGCTTTTTTACATCCCCCTTTGGACCAAAGCCAGCCCACAAGGCGACCAAGAAGCGACGCTTTATTTGTGGAAGTTTGTGCATATAAAAGACGGAGAAGCAATAAGCCGCGAAACCATTTATTATTTTGTGCCCTTGGCGCTGGCGTCAGTGGCACTTTCCTTTGGCTCGCTATTTAGCTATACCAATCGCCTTAAGCAAATCCAACTCAATGCTATCAACTCATTGATATTGATGGTGTTTACCCTGTGGTCTGTGTATCACGTGGTCACCAACTATGAGAAACTGTTTCTGCCTGAGCAACGTGGTCATTATTACGGCTTCTTTGTAATCATTGCTGCCATGCTGTTTATCACCCTTGCCAATCGTTTTATTCGTCGCGATGAGAAGTTGGTACGCTCTGCTGACCGGCTTCGCTAA
- a CDS encoding glycosyltransferase family 2 protein has product MSKLPFISVITPTFNASKTIRACLESVAQQNYPHLEHWIIDGLSTDDTMDIVKDYARQYPHIRYISEKDKGIYDAMNKGIDLAKGDFLYFLGADDVLLPGVVNRLVDKLDWEQYDLIYGKARCPVGVYGRAFTQEALTPDLCVRPFIHFFVHHQGSFIKKSLFERFGKYELRYPISADVYFFMKIINHTDVRTTFVDEEIAFFSDQGVSAQNADSNILFDFPILAKKHLGVSIDEKLYYRWVSKYPFHMLYRHNCIEGLRWILRLAIKTGEWSFYIKNTLYWLRKRLKEKYV; this is encoded by the coding sequence ATGAGCAAACTTCCGTTCATATCAGTCATCACTCCTACCTTCAATGCATCGAAGACCATACGAGCTTGCTTGGAAAGCGTAGCGCAACAAAATTATCCTCATTTAGAACATTGGATAATCGATGGGCTTTCTACCGATGATACTATGGACATCGTAAAGGACTACGCCCGTCAGTATCCGCATATCCGCTATATTTCTGAAAAAGACAAGGGCATTTATGATGCCATGAACAAAGGCATTGATTTGGCTAAGGGAGACTTCCTTTATTTTTTGGGGGCAGATGATGTGTTGTTGCCTGGTGTTGTCAACCGCTTAGTAGATAAACTTGACTGGGAGCAATATGATTTAATTTATGGCAAGGCACGCTGTCCTGTGGGTGTATATGGAAGGGCGTTTACCCAAGAAGCTCTAACGCCTGACCTATGTGTAAGACCCTTTATACATTTTTTTGTCCACCACCAAGGGAGTTTTATAAAAAAAAGCTTGTTTGAGCGCTTTGGGAAATATGAACTTCGCTATCCTATCAGCGCCGATGTCTACTTTTTTATGAAGATTATCAACCATACAGATGTACGCACTACTTTTGTGGATGAAGAAATTGCTTTTTTTAGTGACCAAGGCGTGAGTGCTCAAAATGCTGACTCGAACATATTATTTGATTTTCCAATATTGGCAAAGAAGCATTTAGGGGTATCCATTGATGAAAAATTATATTATCGTTGGGTTTCCAAATACCCTTTTCATATGTTGTATCGACACAATTGCATAGAAGGGTTGAGATGGATACTACGCTTGGCTATAAAAACTGGGGAATGGAGTTTTTACATAAAAAATACATTGTATTGGCTTCGTAAAAGGCTTAAAGAGAAATATGTCTAA
- the rpsU gene encoding 30S ribosomal protein S21, which produces MISVTVKENESIDKALKRFKKKLDKAGVLREYRARTFYEKPSVKKKRELARAIYRQKKEQSEMQG; this is translated from the coding sequence ATGATTAGCGTAACTGTAAAAGAAAACGAATCTATCGACAAGGCGCTCAAGCGTTTCAAAAAGAAGCTTGACAAAGCAGGTGTATTGCGCGAATATCGTGCCCGCACTTTTTATGAAAAGCCTTCTGTAAAGAAAAAACGTGAGCTGGCACGTGCCATCTACCGTCAGAAAAAAGAACAAAGCGAAATGCAAGGCTAA
- a CDS encoding T9SS-dependent M36 family metallopeptidase, whose amino-acid sequence MRNSILLSFVFLLFCSLSGLTQQLPEARLEQLNKHFRIATTSQEWEVTHHFVKGDVEYWYLRRMYRGIPVFNRLVTAVYRKGTLVHAAGTPGDITAAQAAKEGSLDAAAAFSKILQYADAAPIGWNIVGEQARGNGAAIVYRQEKTDIETTLRRFWWQEEDGSLRMVWAGAAPSADDTHWWEVLVDASTGNMVQRFDWAAHDHWDLCLEDSNVPAMLPRKHETSTITKKKADGARYNVFALPLESPNHGARSVVIDPADPVASPYGWHDVNGAPGAEYTITRGNNVYAYEDTNADNVPGYSPNGGASLNFDFPLDVGQQRPDLFQDAVITNLFYWNNIIHDVFYHYGFDEVSGNFQQNNYGRGGIGNDAVNAEAQDGSGTNNANFATPPDGNKPRMQMYLWVGNVYDVEITAPASIAGEKQTSRAQFGRQLQTLTAPITAEVVLANDGVDTTTNACSPLVGSVSGKIVLIDRGACTFVTKVKNAQNAGAVAVIIANYEDALLTMGGEDASITIPVVMIKKSDADAIKAALSNNQTVTATIRYDARALDSDLDNGIIVHEYGHGISIRLTGGAAVSSCLNNEEQMGEGWSDWFALMLTMQAGDAATDPRGIGTFVLGQPTTGLGIRPAPYTTNMSVNVFTYANLPSPALSVPHGVGFVWATMLWDLTWKFIDLYGFDPDWINGNKGNNKVLKLVVEALKMQPCNPGFVDGRDAILAADKVLYNGAHEQIIWEAFARRGLGWSASQGSSNSRSDGTAAFDVPPACRANAGYIVPPAGSNSLYLGGDLPAFQHNYLGTSAANSNPGTAYSYTYLLSTAEAPYEILAVAPTGDFDWTGLPKGRYMVWGLSYYNANAQTIETYLSGKSNVSSIQADIDNSVVCAHLSNKNRSGQVVVIEMKDPLGVEEVNQLGIAVYPNPVKNGTIRMNTGQAAGQTIQTRLWGMDGKLLWSDTRRAAKTESLQLPVTVQQGIYVLRVENEKGEYSVLKLIVQ is encoded by the coding sequence ATGAGAAACTCTATACTGTTATCATTTGTGTTTCTGCTCTTTTGTTCACTTTCGGGGCTTACACAGCAATTGCCCGAGGCAAGACTTGAGCAGCTAAATAAGCACTTCCGAATTGCTACTACTTCTCAGGAATGGGAAGTGACCCACCACTTTGTAAAAGGGGATGTAGAGTATTGGTATCTGCGCCGCATGTACCGCGGCATTCCTGTATTCAACAGGCTGGTGACGGCTGTTTATCGTAAAGGAACTTTGGTGCATGCTGCTGGCACACCGGGTGACATTACAGCCGCCCAGGCTGCAAAAGAAGGTAGCCTTGATGCTGCCGCTGCTTTTTCGAAAATATTGCAGTATGCAGATGCCGCCCCCATTGGGTGGAACATAGTCGGTGAGCAGGCACGTGGCAATGGGGCAGCTATTGTTTATCGCCAAGAAAAAACAGATATAGAGACCACATTGCGTCGCTTTTGGTGGCAGGAGGAAGACGGCAGCCTGCGTATGGTGTGGGCAGGTGCAGCGCCTTCTGCTGATGATACGCACTGGTGGGAAGTTCTGGTGGATGCTTCTACTGGCAACATGGTGCAGCGCTTCGATTGGGCGGCGCACGACCACTGGGACCTGTGTTTGGAAGACAGCAATGTCCCTGCCATGCTGCCAAGAAAACACGAGACTTCTACTATTACAAAGAAAAAAGCTGACGGTGCCCGCTATAATGTGTTTGCCTTGCCTCTGGAAAGCCCCAACCATGGTGCGCGTTCAGTGGTGATTGACCCAGCAGACCCCGTTGCTTCGCCTTACGGGTGGCATGATGTAAACGGTGCCCCCGGTGCCGAATATACCATTACGCGTGGCAACAATGTATATGCCTATGAAGATACAAATGCAGACAATGTCCCGGGATACAGCCCTAATGGAGGAGCTTCTTTGAATTTCGACTTCCCTCTGGATGTAGGACAACAGCGTCCCGACTTGTTCCAAGACGCTGTGATTACCAACCTTTTCTATTGGAACAATATCATACACGATGTTTTTTATCATTACGGCTTTGACGAAGTAAGTGGTAACTTTCAGCAAAATAACTATGGACGGGGAGGGATAGGCAATGATGCCGTGAATGCAGAAGCTCAAGATGGCTCAGGCACCAACAATGCTAACTTTGCCACCCCACCCGATGGAAACAAACCCCGCATGCAAATGTATTTGTGGGTAGGCAATGTATATGATGTAGAAATCACCGCCCCTGCTTCTATTGCCGGGGAAAAACAAACCTCACGCGCCCAGTTTGGCAGACAACTGCAAACCCTCACGGCACCTATTACCGCCGAGGTGGTGCTTGCAAATGACGGCGTGGATACCACCACAAACGCCTGCAGTCCTTTGGTGGGCAGTGTAAGCGGCAAGATAGTACTGATTGACCGTGGTGCTTGTACTTTCGTTACGAAGGTAAAAAATGCCCAGAACGCAGGTGCTGTGGCTGTGATTATAGCCAACTACGAAGATGCATTACTTACCATGGGCGGGGAGGATGCCTCGATTACTATCCCTGTGGTCATGATAAAAAAATCAGATGCTGACGCCATCAAAGCAGCTTTAAGCAACAACCAAACTGTAACAGCTACCATACGCTATGACGCTCGTGCACTGGACAGCGACCTTGACAACGGCATCATTGTGCATGAATATGGGCATGGTATTTCTATCCGCTTGACAGGTGGGGCTGCCGTCTCTTCCTGTCTGAACAATGAAGAACAGATGGGCGAAGGATGGAGCGACTGGTTTGCCCTGATGTTGACTATGCAAGCCGGAGACGCTGCTACCGACCCGCGAGGCATTGGCACTTTTGTTTTGGGGCAGCCTACTACTGGTTTAGGTATTCGCCCGGCACCATACACCACCAACATGAGCGTGAACGTTTTCACTTATGCCAACTTACCGAGTCCGGCACTTTCCGTGCCGCATGGGGTAGGTTTTGTATGGGCAACCATGCTTTGGGATTTGACTTGGAAGTTTATAGACCTATACGGCTTTGACCCCGATTGGATTAACGGCAACAAAGGCAACAATAAAGTGTTGAAACTGGTGGTTGAAGCGCTCAAAATGCAGCCTTGCAACCCCGGTTTTGTAGATGGACGCGATGCAATCTTAGCAGCAGACAAAGTGCTCTACAATGGGGCGCACGAGCAAATCATATGGGAAGCATTTGCCCGCAGGGGCTTGGGTTGGAGTGCCTCACAAGGCAGTAGCAACAGCCGTAGCGATGGCACTGCTGCCTTTGATGTGCCGCCGGCTTGTCGTGCCAATGCAGGTTATATTGTTCCGCCTGCTGGAAGCAACAGCCTATACTTAGGGGGCGACTTACCCGCTTTTCAACACAATTACTTGGGTACGTCTGCTGCCAACAGCAATCCCGGCACAGCTTACAGCTACACCTATTTGCTGAGTACCGCAGAAGCGCCTTATGAAATACTGGCAGTAGCGCCTACCGGCGATTTTGATTGGACTGGCTTACCCAAAGGTAGGTACATGGTATGGGGGTTATCTTACTACAATGCTAATGCGCAGACCATCGAAACTTATCTTTCAGGCAAGAGCAACGTGAGCAGCATCCAAGCAGATATTGATAACTCGGTGGTATGTGCCCACCTATCGAACAAAAACAGAAGCGGGCAGGTGGTAGTCATAGAGATGAAAGACCCCTTGGGAGTAGAAGAGGTAAATCAATTGGGCATAGCGGTGTATCCCAACCCCGTAAAAAATGGTACGATTCGTATGAATACGGGACAAGCCGCAGGACAAACCATTCAAACACGTTTGTGGGGTATGGACGGTAAGCTGCTGTGGAGCGACACACGCCGTGCCGCTAAAACAGAAAGCCTTCAACTGCCAGTGACCGTTCAGCAAGGAATTTATGTGCTTAGAGTAGAGAACGAAAAGGGCGAGTACAGCGTGCTGAAGTTGATTGTGCAATAA
- a CDS encoding UDP-N-acetylmuramoyl-L-alanyl-D-glutamate--2,6-diaminopimelate ligase: protein MAHTLSELLYGVKIISAAGDMHLPVESLTFDSRKVLPGSLFVAVRGTQTDGHHYIEQALAAGARAVVCESMPSGIDASVTCIQVENSAEALGILAANYYGRPSEKLKVVGITGTNGKTTTATLLYRLFMAMGYRTGLISTVVNRIGEKELPATHTTPDALAIQSLLAEMHQAGCTHVFMEVSSHALDQRRVAGLQFAGGVFTNISRDHLDYHKTFEAYIHAKQRLFNELPASAFALSNRDDKRGEYMLQNSRARRLYFALKRPADFKGRILENTIEGLHMEINGIEAWFRLTGTFNAYNLTAVVGAATALGEPIEAVVETLSALRGAPGRFEAFKGGDITVIVDYAHTPDALANVLQTIEGLRVPGQRIITVVGCGGNRDKGKRPLMGDIAARMSDYAVFTSDNPRNEQPLDIIQDMLQGVSISDRKKVVVIEDRRAAIREAIQMAQAGDIVLVAGKGHETYQEIAGVKHPFDDRQEVQAALLDIKA from the coding sequence ATGGCACATACACTCAGTGAACTCCTCTATGGAGTAAAGATAATATCGGCAGCAGGTGATATGCACCTGCCTGTAGAGTCTTTGACCTTTGACTCAAGAAAGGTGTTGCCCGGCAGTCTGTTTGTAGCAGTGCGTGGCACTCAAACCGATGGGCACCACTATATAGAACAGGCGTTGGCAGCGGGGGCGCGGGCGGTAGTATGTGAGTCTATGCCTTCTGGCATCGATGCCTCTGTTACTTGTATTCAGGTGGAGAATTCGGCAGAAGCGTTAGGTATATTGGCAGCCAACTACTACGGGCGTCCTTCTGAAAAGTTGAAAGTAGTAGGAATAACCGGCACCAACGGCAAGACCACTACCGCTACGCTTCTGTATCGTCTGTTCATGGCTATGGGCTATCGTACAGGGCTTATTTCAACAGTAGTAAACCGCATTGGAGAGAAAGAATTGCCAGCTACACACACCACGCCCGATGCCCTTGCTATTCAGTCTTTGCTGGCTGAGATGCACCAGGCAGGTTGCACTCATGTATTTATGGAAGTAAGCTCACATGCCTTAGACCAACGACGAGTAGCAGGCTTACAGTTTGCCGGAGGCGTTTTTACCAACATCAGCCGTGACCACTTAGACTATCACAAGACTTTTGAGGCATACATTCATGCCAAGCAACGTCTTTTCAATGAGTTGCCAGCCAGTGCCTTCGCTTTGAGCAACAGAGATGACAAACGGGGGGAATACATGCTGCAGAACAGCCGTGCCCGTCGGCTCTATTTTGCGCTGAAGCGCCCTGCCGACTTCAAAGGGCGCATCTTGGAAAACACGATTGAAGGGTTGCACATGGAAATCAACGGAATAGAAGCGTGGTTCCGTCTGACTGGTACTTTCAATGCCTACAATCTAACCGCTGTGGTGGGGGCTGCTACGGCGTTAGGAGAGCCTATAGAAGCAGTGGTAGAGACACTTTCAGCCTTGAGAGGGGCGCCCGGACGTTTCGAGGCTTTTAAAGGTGGAGACATCACAGTCATTGTGGACTATGCCCACACCCCGGATGCCCTTGCCAATGTGCTGCAGACAATAGAAGGCTTGCGTGTGCCCGGACAGCGCATCATCACGGTAGTGGGCTGTGGAGGAAATCGCGACAAAGGCAAGCGCCCCTTGATGGGCGATATTGCTGCCCGCATGAGTGATTATGCTGTCTTTACCTCTGATAATCCGCGCAATGAACAGCCTTTGGACATCATCCAAGACATGCTGCAAGGAGTGAGCATAAGCGACAGAAAGAAAGTAGTGGTGATAGAAGACCGCCGGGCAGCCATACGCGAAGCAATACAAATGGCACAAGCAGGCGATATTGTGTTGGTAGCAGGAAAAGGGCATGAAACTTATCAAGAAATAGCCGGCGTAAAACATCCTTTTGATGACAGGCAAGAGGTGCAAGCTGCCTTGCTTGATATAAAAGCATGA
- a CDS encoding tyrosine-type recombinase/integrase, whose amino-acid sequence MHLIDRFLQYLEYEKRRSPHTIASYAHDLAQFQNYIEEIYETGDLSQVDHNGLRSWVVRLSEQGLKATSINRKIATLKSFYKFLLKQGIIKVNPALRIKPMKTPKRTPTFVEESTMQMLLDELPFPDTFAGKRDRLVLELLYQTGMRESELIQLKEQDIDFQQGTLKVSGKGNKERIIPLQKPLMDLLKSYLVFKKKKFENSLPYVILSNKGQQAYPLLLYRIVQRYLSMVNHREKKSPHVLRHTFATHLLNRGADLNAIKDILGHSSLSATQIYTHNSLERLKDIFEQAHPKA is encoded by the coding sequence ATGCATTTGATTGATAGGTTTTTACAATATCTGGAATACGAAAAACGCCGAAGCCCCCACACCATCGCTTCCTATGCACACGACTTAGCGCAGTTTCAAAATTACATAGAAGAAATATACGAAACTGGCGACCTCAGCCAAGTAGACCACAATGGTCTGCGCTCTTGGGTAGTGCGCCTTTCTGAACAAGGACTGAAGGCAACTTCCATCAACCGAAAGATAGCCACCCTCAAGTCTTTTTATAAATTTCTGTTGAAACAAGGCATTATCAAGGTAAATCCGGCGCTGCGCATCAAACCCATGAAAACGCCCAAGCGTACGCCCACTTTTGTGGAAGAAAGCACCATGCAAATGCTGCTCGACGAACTACCTTTCCCGGATACCTTTGCCGGCAAACGAGACCGCTTGGTGCTGGAACTCCTCTACCAAACCGGCATGCGTGAGTCTGAACTCATTCAACTGAAAGAGCAAGATATCGATTTCCAGCAAGGAACTCTCAAAGTAAGCGGTAAAGGCAACAAAGAACGCATCATCCCTCTCCAAAAGCCCTTGATGGATTTGCTTAAAAGTTATCTTGTTTTTAAGAAAAAGAAGTTTGAAAATTCACTTCCATATGTTATCTTAAGCAATAAAGGTCAGCAAGCCTACCCACTGCTTCTATACCGAATCGTACAACGATACTTAAGTATGGTCAACCACAGAGAGAAAAAGAGCCCACACGTTTTACGGCACACATTTGCCACTCACCTACTCAACCGTGGTGCCGACCTAAACGCCATCAAAGATATCCTGGGGCACAGTAGCCTCAGTGCTACCCAGATTTATACACACAACTCTTTGGAACGCCTCAAAGATATTTTTGAACAGGCGCATCCCAAAGCCTAA
- a CDS encoding class I SAM-dependent methyltransferase, whose protein sequence is MKQYDINPLRKGWKSKRVKAIDVDFIVHTYRDALNVNVARFFRGIDQVYIHECLNTGYRFYYPFHILGDASFYEDLQKFDWYYMPWKWEHQKVKECIEALKKDNLKILEIGCARGDFLSRMQSEGHSTTGLELNRTAAQEAQRKGVRVLPESIEEHAQQHIHTYDVVCSFQVMEHIANIGEVIDASLSVLKPGGRLFISVPNNDSFLSLDMNVLNMPPHHMGLWNARSLQALASFWSLKIENMYFEPLQPYHQAYYKKTMDFHLYGTYAKSLYQKYGILGKIFYRLFRRKFMNEIERQYPTLKNFTVIAEYSKV, encoded by the coding sequence ATGAAACAATACGACATCAATCCACTTAGAAAGGGATGGAAAAGTAAACGCGTGAAAGCTATAGATGTTGATTTTATCGTTCATACTTACCGGGATGCATTGAACGTAAACGTAGCGCGTTTTTTTCGGGGAATAGACCAAGTCTATATTCATGAATGCTTAAACACCGGCTATCGCTTTTACTATCCCTTCCATATTTTGGGAGATGCTTCCTTTTATGAAGATTTGCAGAAGTTTGATTGGTATTATATGCCATGGAAATGGGAGCATCAAAAAGTAAAGGAGTGTATCGAGGCGCTGAAAAAAGATAATTTGAAAATTCTTGAAATTGGTTGTGCGCGAGGGGACTTTTTAAGTAGAATGCAGTCGGAAGGTCACTCTACAACAGGTTTAGAATTGAATCGTACGGCAGCGCAAGAAGCACAACGGAAGGGGGTGAGGGTCTTGCCTGAAAGCATTGAAGAGCATGCTCAGCAGCATATCCATACTTACGATGTGGTTTGCTCTTTTCAAGTGATGGAGCACATTGCTAATATCGGAGAGGTTATTGATGCTTCATTGAGTGTTTTGAAACCAGGTGGTAGGCTTTTTATCAGTGTACCTAATAACGATTCTTTTTTAAGCTTGGATATGAATGTACTCAACATGCCACCGCATCATATGGGGTTGTGGAATGCTCGTTCTTTGCAGGCTTTGGCATCTTTTTGGAGCCTCAAAATAGAAAATATGTATTTTGAGCCACTTCAGCCTTATCATCAAGCCTATTATAAGAAGACAATGGATTTCCATCTATATGGAACGTATGCTAAGTCCTTATACCAAAAGTATGGTATCTTGGGAAAAATTTTTTATCGACTGTTTCGCCGCAAGTTTATGAATGAAATAGAGAGGCAGTATCCTACGCTCAAAAACTTTACAGTGATTGCAGAATACTCTAAAGTGTAA
- a CDS encoding class I SAM-dependent methyltransferase: MYKHQYLNLGCGYRYHPDWVNIDFVSTGPGVLAYDLRKGIPFPDNHFDVVYHSHVLEHFPKQEAAGFIRECYRVLKTGGILRVVVPDLEQIVREYLRHLEAAWQGDREAMYNYEWIMLEMYDQTVRNESGGEMVKYLCRDYLPNEEYVYERIGEEGRAIRQAFLARHKKREGERDRQVEQKKLSLLWRPFLSGVKRLIRNVFFKTESIYSPENYEAYRIGKFRLSGEVHYWMYDRYSLKSLLEQSGFCKVQLKNPFDSDIPEWNSFELETKNGVVFKPDSLFMEAYKPMQQ, translated from the coding sequence ATGTATAAGCATCAGTATTTGAACCTTGGCTGTGGGTATCGTTATCATCCCGATTGGGTTAATATAGATTTTGTTTCAACCGGTCCGGGTGTGTTGGCTTATGACTTGCGAAAAGGTATTCCTTTCCCCGATAATCACTTTGATGTGGTTTATCATTCCCATGTATTGGAGCACTTCCCTAAACAAGAAGCTGCCGGCTTTATTCGTGAGTGCTATCGTGTGCTGAAAACCGGTGGTATTTTGCGCGTGGTTGTTCCCGACTTGGAGCAGATAGTACGAGAGTATTTACGTCATCTGGAAGCAGCATGGCAGGGAGATAGGGAGGCGATGTATAACTATGAGTGGATTATGTTGGAAATGTATGACCAAACTGTGCGCAATGAATCGGGTGGAGAGATGGTAAAGTATCTTTGTCGGGATTATTTGCCCAATGAAGAATACGTATATGAGCGCATAGGAGAAGAAGGGCGTGCCATCAGACAGGCTTTTTTGGCACGCCATAAAAAGCGGGAAGGCGAGCGTGATAGGCAAGTGGAACAAAAAAAATTGTCTCTTTTATGGAGACCTTTTTTAAGTGGAGTGAAACGGTTAATAAGAAATGTATTTTTTAAAACAGAAAGTATCTACAGCCCTGAAAATTATGAGGCTTATCGTATTGGTAAGTTTCGCCTAAGTGGCGAGGTACACTACTGGATGTATGATCGTTACTCTTTGAAAAGCCTATTAGAGCAGAGTGGGTTTTGCAAAGTGCAGCTCAAAAATCCCTTTGATAGTGATATACCAGAATGGAATAGTTTTGAATTGGAAACAAAGAATGGCGTGGTTTTTAAGCCAGACTCTTTATTCATGGAAGCTTACAAACCAATGCAACAATGA
- the hpf gene encoding ribosome hibernation-promoting factor, HPF/YfiA family — MKVNFQSVHFKADQKLLDFVQEKLNKLDRFYDRIVDGEVIFRLDKGEHGRENKVVEIKLNAPGHSLFSKSINTSFEAAAVEVVENLRRQILKLKEKETSH, encoded by the coding sequence ATGAAAGTCAACTTCCAATCCGTTCACTTCAAAGCCGACCAAAAGCTGTTGGACTTTGTACAGGAAAAACTCAACAAGCTGGACCGTTTTTACGACCGCATCGTAGATGGAGAGGTGATATTTCGCTTAGACAAAGGCGAGCACGGAAGAGAAAATAAAGTAGTAGAAATTAAACTCAATGCCCCGGGACATTCACTCTTTTCTAAAAGCATCAATACCAGTTTTGAAGCGGCTGCTGTAGAGGTGGTAGAAAATCTACGACGCCAGATATTGAAACTGAAAGAAAAAGAGACCAGCCATTAA
- a CDS encoding glycosyltransferase, with protein MKILHVNTYDTGGAANACLRLHMGLRSLGVKSKVLLKHNTRQIEATHAYNPPEASWDKKIKNKLLRIGRELKLLSWIPHYERRAIALEKYREGLELISYPFSNTDITTSALYQEADIIHLHWVANFLDWKSFFRKNTKPVVWTLHDQNPFLGIEHYAERFQGMDSNGKPIPRVYAPQEQAEEQKMQEYKQQMLAQAKSDLLIVSPSVWMMREAQNSKLFGKYRSRHIPNGFPTNIFKPLDKNFCREVLGLPKDRKVLLFVSDSLENKRKGFAFLKAALSNGKEDDWTLCAVGRKHALTFSSSSELIELGAIHDERLMAMVYAAADVFVIPSLEDNLPNTMIESLLCGTPVIAFPTGGIVEVVQDGQNGWLCPEISVEALSSTIERAKREREKMNRLQIAAEAAKKYNLQKQAQAYIEVYEELLNKTI; from the coding sequence ATGAAGATTCTTCATGTCAATACTTACGATACCGGTGGAGCAGCCAATGCTTGTTTGCGCTTACATATGGGTTTGCGTAGTTTAGGTGTAAAATCAAAAGTACTATTAAAACACAACACCAGGCAAATAGAAGCCACTCACGCATACAACCCGCCTGAAGCCTCGTGGGACAAAAAGATTAAAAATAAACTACTGAGAATAGGGCGAGAGTTAAAGCTGTTGTCATGGATTCCGCATTATGAGCGGCGTGCTATTGCTTTAGAGAAATATAGGGAAGGATTAGAGCTGATTAGCTATCCTTTTTCAAATACCGATATAACTACAAGTGCCTTGTATCAAGAGGCTGATATTATTCACTTGCATTGGGTTGCTAATTTTTTGGATTGGAAATCATTTTTTAGAAAAAATACTAAGCCAGTTGTGTGGACGCTTCACGATCAAAATCCTTTTTTGGGAATAGAGCACTATGCAGAGCGTTTCCAAGGAATGGACAGCAACGGCAAGCCCATCCCGCGAGTGTATGCCCCGCAAGAACAAGCCGAAGAACAAAAAATGCAAGAATACAAGCAACAAATGCTTGCACAAGCAAAAAGCGATTTGCTTATAGTGTCTCCATCTGTGTGGATGATGAGAGAGGCTCAGAATAGTAAACTTTTCGGAAAATATAGAAGTAGGCATATCCCTAATGGTTTTCCTACAAATATATTTAAGCCTCTTGACAAGAACTTTTGCAGGGAGGTATTAGGCTTGCCAAAAGACAGGAAAGTATTGCTTTTTGTTTCTGATTCATTGGAAAATAAGAGAAAAGGTTTTGCTTTTTTGAAAGCTGCTTTGAGTAATGGTAAAGAAGACGATTGGACACTTTGTGCAGTAGGCAGGAAGCATGCTTTGACTTTCTCATCTTCTTCTGAACTCATTGAGCTGGGAGCTATTCACGATGAGCGTCTCATGGCGATGGTTTATGCTGCCGCCGATGTGTTTGTGATTCCTTCGCTTGAAGATAACTTGCCCAATACCATGATTGAGTCGTTACTTTGCGGAACACCAGTTATTGCTTTCCCTACTGGAGGCATCGTCGAGGTAGTGCAAGACGGGCAGAATGGTTGGCTTTGTCCTGAAATAAGCGTGGAAGCTCTGTCTTCCACCATAGAGCGAGCAAAGAGAGAGAGAGAGAAGATGAATAGGCTTCAAATAGCAGCAGAGGCAGCCAAAAAATACAATTTGCAGAAGCAAGCTCAGGCATATATCGAAGTCTATGAAGAACTTTTAAATAAAACTATATGA